The Sorangiineae bacterium MSr11367 genome window below encodes:
- the icd gene encoding NADP-dependent isocitrate dehydrogenase: protein MSSDTASPRFAPPSQGEPITMGADHKLIVPNNPILPFIEGDGTGRDIWRASVRVLDAAVEKAYGGKRKIAWYEVYAGEKAFTKFNTWLPQESVEAFRKYLVGIKGPLTTPIGGGIRSLNVELRQLLDLYVCLRPVRWFKGVPSPVKAPENVDMVIFRENTEDIYAGIEFEAESEQAKKVLAFFEKEFPASYKKVRFPATAGVGLKPVSREGSERLARAAIEYAIKNKRKSVTFVHKGNIMKFTEGAFMKWGYALADREFGDKVYTWATWEKTKEAKGEDAANAEQKAALASGKILVKDAIADITLQQVLTRPKEFDVIATLNLNGDYLSDALAAQVGGIGIAPGGNINYVSGHAIFEATHGTAPKYADLDKVNPGSVILSGEMMLRHLGWSEAADLVLKGMDGAIGSRRVTYDFARLTEGATEIACSAFGDNIIEHM, encoded by the coding sequence ATGTCGTCCGATACCGCTTCTCCCCGTTTTGCGCCTCCTTCCCAGGGTGAGCCGATCACCATGGGGGCCGACCACAAGCTCATCGTGCCGAACAACCCGATTCTGCCGTTCATCGAAGGCGACGGAACGGGGCGCGACATCTGGCGCGCGTCGGTGCGCGTGCTCGATGCCGCCGTGGAGAAGGCGTACGGCGGAAAGCGCAAGATCGCTTGGTACGAGGTTTACGCGGGTGAGAAGGCTTTCACGAAGTTCAACACCTGGCTCCCGCAGGAGTCGGTCGAAGCCTTCCGTAAGTACCTCGTGGGCATCAAAGGCCCGCTCACCACGCCGATCGGCGGTGGCATCCGCTCGCTCAACGTCGAGCTGCGCCAGCTCCTCGACCTGTACGTGTGTCTCCGTCCGGTGCGCTGGTTCAAGGGCGTGCCCAGCCCGGTGAAGGCCCCCGAGAACGTGGACATGGTCATCTTCCGCGAGAACACGGAAGACATCTACGCCGGCATCGAGTTCGAGGCCGAGAGCGAGCAGGCCAAGAAGGTCCTCGCCTTCTTCGAGAAGGAATTCCCGGCGAGCTACAAGAAGGTTCGCTTCCCGGCCACCGCCGGCGTCGGCCTCAAGCCGGTCAGCCGCGAAGGCTCGGAGCGCCTCGCGCGCGCGGCCATCGAGTACGCCATCAAGAACAAGCGCAAGAGCGTCACGTTCGTGCACAAAGGTAACATCATGAAGTTCACCGAGGGTGCCTTCATGAAGTGGGGGTACGCCCTCGCCGATCGCGAATTCGGCGACAAGGTCTACACCTGGGCCACCTGGGAGAAGACCAAGGAAGCCAAGGGCGAAGACGCCGCGAACGCCGAGCAGAAGGCGGCCCTCGCGAGCGGCAAGATCCTCGTCAAGGACGCCATCGCGGACATCACCTTGCAGCAGGTCCTCACGCGCCCCAAGGAGTTCGACGTCATCGCCACGTTGAACTTGAACGGCGACTACCTGTCCGACGCGCTCGCGGCGCAGGTCGGTGGCATCGGCATCGCGCCCGGCGGCAACATCAATTACGTCAGCGGCCACGCCATCTTCGAGGCCACCCACGGCACGGCGCCCAAGTACGCCGATCTGGACAAGGTGAACCCCGGCAGCGTCATCCTCTCGGGCGAAATGATGCTCCGCCACCTCGGCTGGAGCGAAGCGGCCGACCTCGTCCTCAAGGGCATGGATGGCGCCATCGGCAGCCGCCGCGTGACGTATGATTTCGCGCGTCTCACGGAAGGCGCCACCGAGATCGCGTGCAGCGCTTTCGGCGACAATATCATCGAGCACATGTGA
- the mdh gene encoding malate dehydrogenase, whose translation MPTRKKIGLIGAGNIGGELARLVANKELGDVVLFDIAAKENFAKGKALDLEQNGAVLGYDSHIKGSSNWDDLKGADVLIITAGVPRKPGQSRDDLVAINLPIIRDVASNAKRVCPDAFVIVISNPLDAMVYEYKRVVGAPKEKVVGMAGVLDSARLQLFLAREAGVSVKDVRTTVLGGHGDDMVPVLGSCTINGVPVGQLIAKEKLAAIVDRTRKGGGEIVGLMGTSAYYAPATSAVAMAEAYLLDQKRLLPSAVYLDGEYGYKDIFMGVPVIIGGKGVEKIVQIELTADEKVMLEKSAKSVQSVIDVVKKAS comes from the coding sequence ATGCCTACTCGCAAGAAAATCGGTCTGATCGGCGCGGGCAACATTGGCGGCGAGCTCGCACGCTTGGTGGCGAACAAAGAGCTCGGAGATGTCGTTCTGTTCGACATCGCGGCCAAGGAAAACTTCGCCAAGGGCAAGGCGCTCGACCTCGAGCAAAACGGTGCGGTGCTCGGCTACGACTCGCACATCAAGGGCAGCTCGAACTGGGACGACCTGAAAGGTGCGGACGTCCTCATCATCACGGCGGGCGTTCCGCGCAAGCCGGGCCAGAGCCGCGATGACCTCGTGGCGATCAACCTGCCCATCATCCGCGACGTCGCCAGCAACGCGAAGCGCGTGTGTCCCGATGCCTTCGTCATCGTCATCTCCAACCCGCTCGACGCGATGGTCTACGAGTACAAGCGCGTCGTCGGCGCCCCGAAGGAGAAGGTCGTGGGCATGGCCGGCGTGCTCGACTCCGCGCGCCTGCAGCTCTTCTTGGCCCGCGAGGCTGGCGTCAGCGTGAAGGACGTACGCACCACGGTGCTCGGCGGCCACGGCGACGACATGGTTCCGGTTCTCGGGTCCTGCACGATCAACGGCGTTCCCGTGGGCCAGCTCATTGCCAAAGAGAAGCTCGCCGCCATCGTCGACCGCACCCGCAAGGGCGGCGGCGAGATCGTCGGCCTCATGGGCACCAGCGCCTACTACGCACCGGCCACGTCGGCGGTGGCGATGGCCGAGGCCTACCTCCTCGACCAAAAGCGCCTCCTGCCGAGCGCTGTCTACCTCGACGGCGAGTACGGCTACAAGGACATCTTCATGGGCGTCCCCGTCATCATCGGCGGCAAGGGCGTGGAGAAGATCGTCCAGATCGAGCTCACCGCGGACGAGAAGGTCATGCTCGAGAAGAGCGCCAAGAGCGTCCAGAGCGTGATCGACGTCGTGAAGAAGGCCAGCTAG
- the sucC gene encoding ADP-forming succinate--CoA ligase subunit beta: MKIHEYQGKQIFQKYGVPIPKGYPAFTLEEAEAAATRLVAETGKNIVVVKAQIHAGGRGKGGGVKVAKNGAAEARQLAEKILGMQLVTHQTGPEGQKVRRLYIEQGLEIERELYLSAVVDRDRRRIAFMASTEGGVEIEKVAEETPEKILKVHVDPVVGLLPFQARQLAFGLGLLKHKKETVSQFVKLVSSLYELFVKEDCSLLEINPLIVTKSGDIVALDAKINFDDSGDYRHPNWDELRDAAEEDPVELEAKQAGLNYVSLDGNVGCLVNGAGLAMATMDIIKHYGAKSGVAPANFLDVGGGATQEQVTKAFKMILSSSKVKAIFVNIFGGIMKCDVIAAGVVAAAKDLGLKVPLVVRLEGTNVELGRKILNESGLAISAANDMADGAQKIVRAIAG, encoded by the coding sequence ATGAAAATTCACGAGTACCAAGGGAAGCAGATCTTCCAAAAGTACGGGGTGCCGATCCCCAAAGGTTATCCCGCGTTCACGTTGGAGGAGGCCGAGGCGGCCGCCACGCGGCTGGTCGCGGAGACGGGGAAGAACATCGTGGTGGTGAAAGCCCAGATCCACGCCGGCGGGCGAGGGAAGGGCGGCGGCGTGAAGGTCGCCAAGAACGGCGCCGCGGAGGCGCGGCAGCTCGCCGAGAAGATCCTCGGCATGCAGTTGGTCACGCATCAAACCGGTCCCGAGGGGCAGAAGGTTCGCCGCCTGTACATCGAGCAAGGGCTCGAGATCGAGCGCGAGCTGTACCTCAGCGCCGTGGTCGATCGCGATCGCCGGCGCATTGCCTTCATGGCCTCGACCGAAGGCGGCGTCGAAATCGAGAAGGTCGCCGAGGAGACGCCGGAAAAGATTCTCAAGGTGCACGTCGACCCCGTCGTGGGTCTCTTGCCCTTCCAGGCGCGCCAGCTGGCGTTCGGCCTGGGCCTCTTGAAGCACAAGAAGGAGACGGTGAGCCAGTTCGTCAAGCTCGTCTCCTCGCTGTACGAGCTCTTCGTGAAGGAAGACTGCTCGCTGCTCGAGATCAACCCGCTGATCGTCACCAAGAGCGGCGACATCGTCGCGCTCGACGCGAAGATCAACTTCGACGACAGCGGCGACTACCGCCACCCGAACTGGGACGAGCTGCGCGACGCCGCCGAGGAAGATCCGGTCGAGCTCGAGGCGAAGCAAGCGGGCCTCAATTACGTTTCGCTCGATGGCAACGTCGGCTGTCTGGTCAACGGCGCCGGCCTGGCCATGGCCACGATGGACATCATCAAGCACTACGGCGCGAAGAGCGGCGTGGCACCGGCGAACTTCCTCGACGTGGGCGGTGGCGCCACGCAGGAGCAGGTCACCAAAGCCTTCAAGATGATCCTCTCCAGCAGCAAGGTGAAGGCCATCTTCGTCAACATCTTCGGCGGCATCATGAAGTGCGACGTCATCGCCGCGGGCGTGGTCGCTGCGGCCAAGGACCTCGGCCTGAAGGTGCCGCTGGTCGTCCGCCTCGAGGGCACGAACGTGGAGCTCGGGCGCAAGATCCTCAACGAAAGCGGCCTGGCCATCTCGGCAGCCAACGACATGGCCGACGGCGCGCAGAAGATCGTGCGCGCGATTGCCGGTTGA
- the sucD gene encoding succinate--CoA ligase subunit alpha: MSILVGKQTRVLVQGITGGAGSFHAKQMIEYGTNVVAGCTPTRGGEKFEAKDHSGKAVQVPVFDTVAEAVAKTGADTSCIFVPPPGAADAIVEAFDAGCKLVVCITEGIPAIDMIKVRRFLEALQAERTAHGGEIPRLIGPNCPGIITPEACKIGIMPGHIHKAGNIGVVSRSGTLTYEAVGQLTALGIGQSTCIGIGGDPVAGMDFVDVLALFEADPDTHGVILIGEIGGGAEERAAEFIKAKMTKPVAGFIAGTTAPPGKRMGHAGAIIAGGKGTAAEKIRALEAAGAKVAPTPSDMAVTLQSMMK; encoded by the coding sequence ATGAGCATTCTGGTTGGAAAACAAACGCGCGTGCTCGTGCAAGGGATCACCGGTGGTGCGGGATCGTTTCACGCGAAGCAGATGATCGAATACGGCACCAACGTCGTCGCCGGATGTACGCCTACACGGGGCGGTGAGAAGTTCGAAGCGAAGGATCACTCGGGCAAGGCCGTGCAGGTCCCCGTGTTCGACACCGTCGCCGAAGCCGTGGCGAAGACCGGCGCGGACACGAGCTGCATCTTCGTGCCGCCGCCCGGCGCCGCCGACGCGATCGTCGAGGCCTTCGATGCGGGCTGCAAGCTGGTGGTGTGCATCACCGAGGGCATCCCGGCCATCGACATGATCAAGGTGCGCCGCTTCCTCGAGGCGCTGCAGGCCGAGCGCACGGCCCATGGTGGCGAGATCCCGCGCCTCATCGGACCGAACTGCCCCGGCATCATCACGCCCGAGGCTTGCAAGATCGGCATCATGCCGGGCCATATCCACAAGGCCGGCAACATCGGTGTCGTCTCGCGCTCGGGCACGCTCACCTACGAGGCCGTCGGTCAGCTGACCGCACTGGGCATCGGGCAGTCGACGTGCATCGGCATCGGCGGCGATCCGGTGGCGGGCATGGACTTCGTGGACGTGCTCGCGCTGTTCGAGGCCGATCCGGACACGCACGGCGTCATCCTCATCGGCGAGATCGGCGGCGGCGCCGAGGAGCGCGCGGCCGAGTTCATCAAGGCCAAGATGACCAAACCCGTCGCGGGGTTCATCGCCGGTACGACCGCACCGCCGGGCAAGCGCATGGGCCATGCAGGCGCCATCATCGCCGGCGGCAAAGGCACGGCCGCCGAGAAGATCCGCGCCCTCGAAGCAGCAGGCGCCAAAGTCGCTCCGACGCCGAGCGACATGGCCGTCACGCTGCAATCCATGATGAAGTGA
- a CDS encoding NAD(P)-dependent oxidoreductase, protein MRILVTGSAGHLGEALVRTLRESEHQVIGLDIAASPFTDVTGSITDRALVKRSLEGVDAVLHAATLHKPHVATHTRQDFVDTNVTGTLNLLEESVAARVGAFIFTSTTSTFGRALTPPPGAPATWITEDVVPIPKNIYGVTKLAAENLCELFQRNLGLPCLVLRTSRFFPEADDHKDTREAYDDANVKANEFLYRRVDIEDIVSAHVLAIEKARALGFRKYIISATTPFTQGDLVDLQRDASSVVARHVPEFAAEYAKRGWKMFPGIERVYVNERARTELGWRPRYDFAHVVDCLRHGREPRSELAQQVGSKGYHAETFEHGPYPVET, encoded by the coding sequence GTGAGAATTCTCGTTACAGGGAGCGCCGGCCACTTGGGCGAGGCGCTCGTGCGTACGCTGCGAGAAAGCGAGCACCAGGTCATCGGGCTGGACATCGCAGCGTCGCCCTTCACGGACGTCACGGGCTCGATCACGGATCGGGCCCTGGTGAAGCGCTCCTTGGAGGGCGTGGACGCCGTGCTGCACGCGGCGACCTTGCACAAGCCGCACGTGGCGACGCACACGCGGCAGGACTTCGTGGACACCAACGTCACGGGCACGTTGAACCTGCTCGAGGAGTCGGTGGCAGCTCGCGTCGGTGCCTTCATTTTCACGAGCACCACGAGCACCTTCGGCCGCGCATTGACGCCGCCGCCGGGCGCACCCGCCACGTGGATCACCGAGGACGTGGTCCCCATTCCGAAGAACATTTATGGCGTCACGAAGCTCGCCGCGGAGAATCTGTGCGAGCTCTTTCAGCGAAACCTCGGCCTGCCGTGCCTCGTCTTGCGGACGTCGCGCTTCTTTCCCGAGGCCGATGACCACAAGGACACGCGTGAGGCGTACGACGACGCCAACGTGAAGGCCAACGAGTTCCTCTACCGCCGCGTCGACATCGAGGACATCGTCAGCGCCCACGTGCTCGCGATCGAGAAGGCGCGCGCGCTCGGCTTCCGCAAGTACATCATCAGCGCCACCACGCCCTTCACGCAGGGCGATCTCGTCGACCTCCAGCGCGATGCCTCCTCCGTCGTGGCGCGCCACGTCCCGGAGTTCGCCGCCGAGTACGCGAAGCGCGGCTGGAAGATGTTCCCTGGCATCGAGCGCGTGTACGTCAACGAGCGAGCTCGCACGGAGCTGGGCTGGCGCCCGCGCTACGACTTCGCCCACGTCGTCGACTGCCTGCGCCACGGCCGCGAGCCGCGCAGCGAATTGGCGCAACAGGTCGGCTCGAAGGGCTACCACGCCGAGACGTTCGAGCACGGCCCGTATCCTGTCGAGACGTAA
- a CDS encoding diguanylate cyclase has protein sequence MSGPRDRDGGTSQRSQTLIVQAPESIKRTRSKAVLTTATGTQTARVHVLAPSEIVTMGRGDDCTLRFDDASVSGSHARILMVGAEYVFADNRSTNGSYVNDTRIDGAVALKDGDRIRLGPHCMLRFNIVDDDEEAALKRMYEAALYDGLTRVYNRKHLEERLDVEVAFAIRHQTELSVILLDVDHFKNVNDTYGHLAGDAVLRTAAQVMSHGLRQEDLLARYGGEEFVVVARGTAVANAMLVADRLRNSIAATMIPFEEHLLHVTVSAGVASLRDCGPRIEKATPTSVPSLKTSLLGAADQRLYAAKQAGRNRIVGV, from the coding sequence ATGTCGGGTCCTCGTGACCGGGATGGTGGGACATCGCAGCGTTCCCAAACGCTCATCGTGCAGGCGCCCGAGTCCATCAAGCGCACTCGTTCCAAGGCGGTGTTGACCACCGCCACGGGCACGCAAACCGCACGCGTTCACGTGCTCGCCCCATCGGAAATCGTCACGATGGGGCGCGGGGACGATTGTACGTTGCGCTTCGACGATGCCAGCGTTTCGGGCAGCCACGCGCGCATTCTGATGGTGGGGGCCGAATACGTGTTCGCCGACAATCGCTCGACGAACGGCAGCTACGTGAACGACACCCGCATCGACGGCGCCGTGGCGCTCAAAGACGGGGACCGCATTCGGCTGGGGCCGCATTGCATGCTGCGCTTCAACATCGTCGACGACGACGAGGAAGCCGCCCTCAAGCGGATGTACGAGGCCGCGCTCTACGACGGGCTCACGCGGGTGTACAACCGCAAGCACCTCGAGGAGCGGCTCGACGTGGAGGTCGCCTTCGCGATCCGCCATCAAACGGAGCTGTCGGTCATTTTGCTCGACGTGGATCACTTCAAGAACGTGAACGACACGTACGGGCACTTGGCGGGCGATGCGGTGCTGCGCACGGCAGCGCAAGTCATGTCGCATGGGTTGCGCCAGGAGGATCTGCTCGCGCGTTACGGCGGCGAGGAGTTCGTCGTGGTGGCCCGCGGGACCGCCGTGGCGAATGCGATGCTCGTGGCGGACCGTTTGCGCAATTCGATTGCCGCAACGATGATTCCATTCGAGGAGCACTTGCTCCACGTCACGGTGAGCGCCGGCGTGGCCTCCCTGCGCGACTGCGGTCCGCGCATCGAGAAGGCCACACCCACGAGCGTCCCGTCGCTGAAAACGAGCCTCCTCGGCGCCGCCGATCAGCGGTTGTACGCGGCCAAGCAAGCGGGCCGCAACCGCATCGTGGGTGTGTGA
- a CDS encoding NAD(P)/FAD-dependent oxidoreductase, whose amino-acid sequence MADSVDAIVVGAGHNGLVAALLLARAGLKVRVLEDKGVVGGAARTEHPFKKAPNLGMSTGAYLLGLMPPELIQKLGVEMPVVRRDPHYFLPTEGKRYLLFGSNAAQTKEQFVSFFSEADWRANVAMHEEIAQIREDVAPTFLQEPLTIEETAEKYIRPQLRQVFVDLCRKPVNEYLERFQFKSDLVKAMYAVTDGFSGLTGSWGTPGTGMNFLIHNMCRLPGADGTWMIVRGGMGTVTGRLAEAARKHGARIDVNAGVSKLILEGGVAKGVVLHDGTEIRAEVVVCNADPFRMRQLVGREALPGDYNTRLDEYGKKTGTTMKVNLALRGLPKFTCLPEDRGQYGATIHLLPSEDRVIESLRTGFADVQQGKLPEFPTIEWYIHTTVDPSLQDADGNHNSALFVQWVPRELRGTTWEAEESRYVAHLLSICDRFAPGTSDLVVDTFPLHPQKIEQHFGITHGHIHHVDNSFGFADRLPYVTPIAGLYSCSAGCHPAGSVIGAAGHNAAMRVLGDLGRAAQ is encoded by the coding sequence ATGGCAGACTCAGTAGATGCAATCGTGGTGGGTGCCGGGCACAACGGGCTCGTGGCCGCGCTTCTTTTGGCGCGTGCGGGGCTGAAAGTGCGCGTGCTGGAAGACAAAGGGGTCGTCGGCGGGGCGGCGCGCACGGAGCATCCTTTCAAGAAAGCGCCGAACCTCGGCATGTCGACGGGCGCCTACCTGCTCGGGCTCATGCCGCCGGAGCTGATTCAAAAGCTCGGCGTGGAGATGCCCGTCGTGCGACGTGACCCGCATTACTTTTTGCCCACGGAAGGCAAACGCTATTTGCTTTTCGGGTCGAACGCGGCGCAAACCAAGGAGCAATTCGTCTCGTTTTTCTCGGAGGCGGATTGGCGCGCGAACGTGGCGATGCACGAGGAGATCGCCCAGATTCGCGAGGACGTCGCGCCGACGTTCCTGCAGGAGCCGCTCACCATCGAGGAGACGGCGGAGAAGTACATCCGGCCGCAGCTTCGTCAGGTGTTCGTCGATCTATGCCGCAAGCCGGTGAACGAGTACCTGGAGCGCTTCCAGTTCAAGAGCGACTTGGTGAAGGCCATGTACGCGGTGACGGATGGCTTCTCGGGGCTCACCGGATCGTGGGGCACGCCCGGCACGGGGATGAATTTCCTCATCCACAACATGTGCCGTCTGCCCGGCGCCGATGGCACGTGGATGATCGTGCGCGGGGGCATGGGGACGGTGACGGGGCGCTTGGCCGAGGCCGCGCGCAAGCACGGCGCGCGCATCGACGTGAATGCCGGGGTGAGCAAGCTGATCCTCGAGGGCGGCGTCGCCAAGGGGGTGGTGCTGCACGATGGGACGGAGATTCGGGCGGAGGTCGTCGTGTGCAACGCGGACCCGTTCCGGATGCGGCAGCTCGTGGGGCGCGAAGCGCTGCCGGGCGACTACAACACGCGGCTCGACGAGTACGGGAAGAAGACGGGCACGACCATGAAGGTGAACCTTGCCCTGCGCGGGCTGCCCAAGTTCACCTGTTTGCCGGAGGACCGCGGGCAATACGGCGCCACGATCCATTTGCTGCCCAGCGAAGATCGGGTGATCGAGTCGCTCCGGACGGGCTTTGCCGACGTGCAGCAGGGCAAGCTCCCCGAGTTTCCGACCATCGAGTGGTACATCCACACCACGGTCGACCCCTCGCTGCAGGATGCGGACGGGAACCATAATTCCGCTCTCTTCGTGCAATGGGTGCCACGCGAACTTCGCGGCACGACGTGGGAAGCCGAGGAATCACGCTATGTGGCGCACCTGCTGTCGATCTGCGACCGCTTCGCACCCGGAACGTCGGATCTCGTGGTGGATACCTTCCCGCTGCACCCGCAGAAGATCGAGCAACACTTCGGCATCACCCATGGGCACATCCATCACGTCGACAATTCGTTCGGCTTCGCCGATCGGCTGCCCTATGTGACGCCGATTGCCGGGCTCTATTCCTGCAGCGCTGGCTGTCACCCGGCAGGCTCCGTGATTGGCGCGGCTGGACACAATGCCGCCATGCGGGTGTTAGGCGATCTCGGGCGCGCCGCCCAATAG
- the ndk gene encoding nucleoside-diphosphate kinase, whose amino-acid sequence MPVERTLSIIKPDAVEKNRTGAILAHLEEAGFKIQALRRTHLTRAEAEGFYAVHKARPFFGELVEFMTRSPVVIAVLEREDAVNAYRKVMGATDPAKADAGTLRKLFGSSVGENAVHGSDSLENAKIEISYYFPGSLVSPTA is encoded by the coding sequence ATGCCCGTCGAGAGGACACTTTCCATCATCAAGCCCGACGCCGTTGAAAAGAACCGCACCGGCGCAATTCTCGCCCACCTCGAAGAGGCGGGTTTCAAGATCCAGGCCCTCCGCCGCACGCACCTCACGCGCGCCGAAGCCGAAGGCTTCTACGCCGTGCACAAGGCGCGTCCGTTCTTCGGCGAATTGGTCGAGTTCATGACGCGTTCGCCGGTGGTCATCGCCGTGCTCGAGCGTGAAGACGCCGTGAACGCCTACCGCAAAGTGATGGGCGCGACGGATCCGGCCAAGGCCGACGCCGGCACCCTCCGCAAGCTGTTCGGCAGCAGCGTCGGCGAGAACGCCGTCCACGGCTCCGACAGCCTCGAGAACGCGAAGATCGAGATCTCGTACTACTTCCCTGGCTCGCTGGTTTCCCCTACGGCCTGA
- a CDS encoding 2,3,4,5-tetrahydropyridine-2,6-dicarboxylate N-succinyltransferase, producing the protein MTTHETSRPLIEAAFADRKRLEDPATVKAVLDTIAALDRGELRVASPPTEGEEDGSWVTHSWVKQAILLFFAVQKMETYDVGPFEFYDKIPLKKNYQAAGVRVVPPGVVRYGAFLESGCIVMPGYVNIGARVGERTMVDTWATVGSCAQVGKDVHLSGGVGIGGVLEPPGASPVIVEDGAFVGSRVVVVEGVRIGREAVIGSGVVLTASTTIIDVTGSTPVERKGHVPARSVVIPGSRTKRFPAGEFAIPCALIIGKRNPSTDRKVSLNDALRDFNVPV; encoded by the coding sequence ATGACCACCCACGAGACGTCGCGGCCTCTCATCGAGGCTGCCTTCGCGGATCGCAAACGACTCGAGGATCCGGCCACCGTGAAAGCGGTGCTGGACACCATCGCCGCCCTCGATCGCGGCGAGCTTCGCGTTGCATCACCTCCAACGGAGGGGGAAGAGGACGGCTCGTGGGTGACGCATAGCTGGGTGAAGCAGGCCATCCTGCTTTTCTTCGCCGTGCAAAAGATGGAGACCTACGACGTCGGTCCCTTCGAATTTTACGACAAGATTCCGCTGAAGAAGAATTACCAGGCCGCGGGCGTGCGTGTGGTGCCGCCCGGCGTGGTTCGCTACGGCGCGTTCCTCGAGTCGGGCTGCATCGTTATGCCCGGTTACGTGAACATCGGCGCGCGCGTGGGCGAGCGCACGATGGTCGATACATGGGCCACCGTGGGCTCGTGCGCGCAGGTCGGCAAAGACGTCCATCTGTCCGGCGGCGTGGGCATCGGCGGCGTGCTGGAGCCCCCGGGCGCTAGCCCGGTCATCGTGGAAGATGGTGCCTTCGTTGGATCGCGCGTCGTCGTCGTGGAAGGGGTTCGCATTGGACGCGAGGCCGTGATTGGCTCGGGCGTCGTGCTGACCGCATCGACCACCATCATCGACGTGACGGGCTCGACGCCGGTCGAGCGCAAAGGCCACGTGCCCGCACGCAGCGTGGTCATCCCGGGAAGCCGCACCAAGCGTTTCCCGGCGGGGGAGTTCGCGATACCTTGTGCCCTCATCATCGGGAAGCGAAACCCGAGTACGGATCGGAAGGTAAGTCTGAACGATGCGCTCCGTGATTTTAACGTCCCCGTTTGA
- the dapE gene encoding succinyl-diaminopimelate desuccinylase, whose product MILTSPFDVFSGALDETLLWLCAIPSPIGEEDAICDAVQARLQKQELAGPIRRYGNSIVVPLTRHRRSMGGERSTHIALVGHLDTVRTENGPARIDGDRIYGAGAADMKSGLAVMIALAETTRPLLPCDVTLVFYAKEEGPYEGNELGPVLEQDPELANVDLAVCLEPSDNRLQLGCNGSLHATVTFEGRTAHSSRPWQGDNAIVKAGALLTELARLQPDDHVLDGHTYRGVVTVTQAKDGGRGRNVVPDVFALNLNYRFPPDVSIEDAEARLRALVIGPAHEHGWDGPEPRIDITDRSPAAPPNGNHPLIAKLIEAGVKSVEPKQAWTDVARFATRGIPAVNFGPGENAQAHQKNESTSLALMHDGFQIIKRWLLSL is encoded by the coding sequence GTGATTTTAACGTCCCCGTTTGACGTCTTCTCCGGCGCACTCGACGAAACGCTCCTCTGGCTTTGTGCAATCCCTTCGCCCATCGGCGAAGAGGACGCCATTTGCGATGCCGTGCAAGCGCGGCTCCAGAAGCAGGAGCTCGCCGGGCCGATTCGCCGCTATGGCAATTCCATCGTCGTTCCGCTGACGCGCCATCGGCGTTCTATGGGCGGCGAACGCTCCACGCACATCGCGCTGGTGGGTCACCTCGATACGGTGCGCACCGAAAATGGTCCCGCGCGCATCGACGGCGACCGCATCTACGGCGCCGGCGCCGCCGACATGAAGAGCGGCCTCGCCGTCATGATTGCGCTGGCCGAAACCACGCGCCCGCTGCTGCCATGCGACGTCACCCTCGTGTTCTACGCGAAGGAAGAGGGCCCCTACGAGGGCAACGAACTCGGCCCCGTGCTCGAGCAAGATCCCGAGCTCGCCAACGTCGACCTCGCGGTGTGCCTCGAGCCCTCGGACAACCGCCTGCAACTCGGTTGCAACGGCTCGTTGCACGCGACGGTCACCTTCGAAGGCCGCACCGCGCACAGCTCGCGCCCCTGGCAGGGCGACAACGCCATCGTGAAGGCCGGCGCGCTCCTCACGGAGCTGGCGCGCCTCCAGCCCGACGACCATGTTCTCGACGGCCACACGTACCGCGGGGTGGTGACCGTCACGCAGGCCAAGGATGGCGGCCGCGGACGCAACGTCGTGCCCGACGTCTTCGCGCTCAACCTGAACTACCGATTCCCGCCCGACGTCTCGATCGAGGACGCCGAAGCGCGGCTGCGCGCCCTGGTCATTGGCCCCGCCCACGAGCACGGCTGGGATGGCCCCGAGCCGCGCATCGACATCACCGACCGCAGCCCTGCCGCACCGCCCAATGGCAACCATCCGTTGATTGCCAAGTTGATCGAAGCTGGTGTGAAATCCGTCGAACCAAAGCAGGCCTGGACGGACGTGGCCCGATTCGCGACGCGCGGAATCCCGGCGGTCAACTTCGGCCCAGGTGAAAATGCGCAGGCTCACCAGAAGAACGAATCGACATCCCTCGCGCTCATGCACGACGGATTTCAAATCATCAAGCGCTGGTTGTTATCGCTCTAA